The genomic interval GGCTGGCGATCCTCGGATTCGGCGTCATCGGGGGGATCGGCGCCGGACTGGTCTACGCGACCTGCATCAACATGGTCGGCAAGTGGTTCCCCGAACGCCGGGGCGCCAAGACCGGGTTCGTCAACGGCGGCTTCGCGTACGGGTCACTGCCCTTCATCTTCATCTTCAACTACGGCTTCGACACGGCCAATTACCACCGCGTCCTGGATCTCATCGGCTGCTACATCCTGATCGTGGTCGTCGGGTGCGCGTTCTTCTTCAAGGACCCGCCGAAGAACTGGTGGCCCCATGACATCGACCCGCTCACCCATGGCGGCGGCGGTGCGAACGGGGTCGGCGCTCTGGCCAAGAACCCTCCGGCAGTACGGCAGTTCACGCCGAAGGAGGCCCTCAGGACCGGCATGCTTCCCCTGATGTGGATCGCCCTCGTCATGACCGCGGGCGTGTCGATCTTCGGGATCTCCTTCCAGGTCGACTACGCCAAGGAGGTGGGTTTCGGCCCGCTGGTGGCGGCCTCCTCGATGGGCGTCATGGCCGTCATCAACGGCGTCGGGCGCGGGGTCGTGGGCTGGCTGTCCGACAAGTGGGGCCGCAAGTCGACGCTGGTGTTCGTGATCGTCGTCCTGGGTCTCGCTCAGTTCGGCGTGATCTGGGCGGGCGACATCAAGAGCGAGTCGCTGTTCCTGGTCTTCGCGTTCCTGTCCGGGTTCGGCGGCGGCGCGTTCTATCCGTTGTTCGCGGCGCTCACCCCGGACTACTTCGGGGAGAACTACAACGCCTCCAACTACGGTCTGGTGTACAGCGGCAAGCTGATCAGCGGTCTGTTCGGCGGCGGCCTGGGTTCCATGGTGGTCGCGGCCTGGGGCTACGACGGGGCGTACGCCCTGGCCGGCGCCACCTCGATGCTGGCGGCGGCGATCGCCCTGCTGCTGCGGCAACCGGGACGGCCCAGAAGCGGAACCACGGCACCGCACCCACGAGCCGCGGCCTGAGCAGGGCGGTTCGGACAGCATGCGGCCCTTCCCCACGGCATCGGGGAAGGGCCGCCTGATCCGGTGGCTGGGGGGCTCCGGGTGCCGGGTGCGGATCTATGGCCGGGGGCTGATCAGTGGCTGGGTGCGGATCGGTGGCTGGGTGCGGATCGGTGGCCGCAGGCTGATCGGTGGCCGCCTGACTCGACGGCCCGGTGCCGACCGATTGCCGGGCGCTGACCGAGGGCGGGGCAGTGACCGACGGCAGCGTGCTGACCGACGGCCGCCCGACCCAACAGTTGGGTGCCGACCGATTGCCGGGCGCTGATCAACGGCCCCTCGATCCGACGCCCCGCGTGCTGTCCGTTGGCCGCCCGACCCAACAGCAGGGCACCGACCGGGGCCGTGCCCCCAACTTGCCTGCGACGTACGTTACTTCTCGCGGTCGTGGTACATCTTCCGCGTGTGCTCGGTGTGCTCCCGCATGATCGCGGTGGCGCGCTGCTCGTCACGGTCGGCGATCGCGGCGATCAGCTCACGGTGCTCGATCCAGGACTGACGTCCGCGCTGCCGGGCGACCGGCGTGTAGTACCAGCGCACCCGCCGATCCACCTGCCCCGCCAACTCCGCGAGGACCGCGTTGCCCGCCAACTCCATGACCTTCGCGTGGAGTCGGGCGTTGAGGGCGACCGCCGCATCCACGTCGTCCGCGGCGACCGCACTCTCCCCCTGCGCGCACAAGTCCTCCAGCACGGCGATCCCGGCACTGCCCGCGTTCGCGGCGGCCAGCCGGGCCGCCTCGGCCTCCAACAGCGTGCGCACGGTAAGGAGTTGGTCCGCCTCCTCGTCAGTCGGCTCATGCACGAACGCACCCTGAGCCGGCCGCAGATCCACCCACCCCTCGGTGTTCAACCGCTGCAGGGCCTCCCGCACCGGCTGCCGGGACACCCCCAGATGACCCGCCAGCTCACTCTCCACCAGATGCTGACCCGGCTGGAGAGCACGGGTCGTGATGAGTTCGAGCAGCGCGCCGTACACGCGATCACGCAGCGGACCGGGGCGCTCGAGCCTGGGCACCGTCCCGTACGGCAGTCCTGTCGTCGGCAACATCACGGTCCCTCCTGTACAGCGTTCGTCGCTGCAGCTGAGAGCCAATTATGAATTGGTTTTCGCCTACAGTCTACGGCGCACAACCCCCGCCGACCCGGACCTTACCGGGGCGTAGCAGCAGCTCATGGGCCTTGGTGACGTCAGAACCCTTGCTGAGCACTCTCTCCATCCTGTAGACAATATCCAGTCGACAAAGTCGGCAGTTCCTCGGTCACCCTCACCGAACGGAGCTTCCACCCATGAAAGTCGCAGTCCTCGGCGCCGGAGCCATCGGTGCCTACGTCGGCGCGGCACTCCACCGCGCCGGTGCCGACGTCCATCTCATCGCCCGCGGTCCGCATCTGGCGGCGATGCGGGAGCACGGTGTCCAAGTCCTCAGCCCGCGCGGTGACTTCACCGCCCGTGCCCACGCCACCGACGACCCGGCCGAGATCGGCCCGGTCGACTACGTCTTCCTCGGTCTGAAGGCCAACTCGTACGCGGCGTGCGGGCCGCTCATCGAACCCCTTCTCTCCGACGCCACCGCGGTCGTCGCGGCCCAGAACGGCATCCCCTGGTGGTACTTCCACCGGCACGGCGGCCCGCACGACGGCCACCGCGTCGAAAGCGTGGACCCGGGCGGCGCGGTCAGCGCGGTGCTCGCTCCCTCGCGGGCCATCGGGTGTGTCGTCTACGCGGCGACCGAGCTCGAGGGGCCGGGTGTCGTACGGCACCTGGAAGGCACCCGGTTCTCGGTCGGCGAGCCCGATCGCAGCCTCTCGCCCCGGTGTCAGGCCTTCAGCGAGGCCATGCAGGCCGGCGGGCTCAAGTGCCCGGTCGAGCCGAACCTGCGGGACGACATCTGGCTCAAGCTGCTGGGCAACATCTCCTTCAACCCCATCAGCGCGCTGGCCCGTGCCACCATGCGCCAGATGTGCCTGCACGGCGGCACCCGCAAGGTCATCGAGACGATGATGGCCGAGACCCTCGCGGTCGCCGAGGCGCTCGGCTGCACCGTCGGTGTCTCCATCGAACGCCGTCTCGCCGGCGCCGAGCGCGTCGGCGACCACCGCACCTCCACGCTCCAGGACCTGGAGCGCGGCAAGCCCCTGGAACTCGACGTCCTGCTCACCGCCGTCATCGAGCTGGCGGAGATCACCGGTGTGGACGTGCCCACGCTCCGCACCGTCCACGCCCTTTCCGACCTCCTCGCGCTCCGGTCCGCCGCATGACGGAACCGGGCACCCACGCCGTCGCGCCGTCACCGCGGATCCGGCCGAACGCCGGCACCGGGGTCGCGTTGGCCCATGCGATCGGCCGGGAGATCATCCGGGCGGGGCTGGCCGACCGGGCGTTCATCGAGCGCTCCACCTCCGGCTTCGAGGAGTACAGGCAGCTCGTCGGGCCGTGGACGGTGTCGCTCGCGGTGAAGGTGACGGGCGTACCGGCCGCTGTCGTGCGGGAGTTGGCGCACACCTTCGCACGCGGCGAGCCGTTGCGGGCATTCGTCGGCACCGGGCACGAGGAGGTCCGCGCGCTGATCGACCTGTCGCTGCTCACCGGCCGCGGTCACGACGGTCGAGCGGGGCGGACCCCTTTCCACCTGGTCCGGCACTCCCCTCCCGTCGATCTGACGGACGAGGAGTTTCCGGTCCGGCTCACCGAGGGGCGCCGTACGGAGTCGTACAACGCCCTTGTCCAGAAGGGTGGTTCGGGGTCGCCGCTGCGGCGGACCGACTGTGTCGAGCTGAGTCCGGAGGACGCCGAGCGCTACGGCGTGGTGGTCGGCGAAGAGGTGCGGGTCGCCACCCGGCGGGGCTCGACGACGGCGCCGGTGTGGGTGGATCCCGCGCTGCGGCCCGGTCTGGCGTTCATGACCGGCCGTCCGCCGGACGGGACGGACGCCAACCGTGGCGCGCGAAGGGCTGGTTGTCCGATCGCGGGGACCGTGGAGTTCCAGGCCGCTGCGATCCGGATCGAGAAGATGCCTGTCGAGAAGACGCCCGTCGTGGCGATACGGAGGTGAGACCGGACATGGGACGAGTCACGGAACGACGCAAGGTGATCCGCATCCGCGACGGGGCCCTCTCCTCCCGCCCGGACACCCTGGTCGCCGAGGAACCACTCGAAATCCGCCTCAACGGCAAACCCCTCGCCATCACCATGCGCACCCCCGGCGACGACTTCGCCCTCGCCACCGGCTTCCTCGTCAGCGAAGGCGTCCTCGCCCAACAACACGACCTCCAGAACATCGTCTACTGCGCCGGCGCCACCACAGACGGCACCAACACCTACAACATCGTCGACGTCACCACCGCCACCCACGTCGCCATCCCCGACATCACCCTCGAACGCAACGTCTACACCACCTCCTCCTGCGGCCTGTGCGGCAAAGCCAGCCTCGACGCCGTCACCACCACCACCCACTGGCCCATCCACGACACACCCCCGGTCCGTGTCAGTCCCGAACTCCTCGCCAGCCTCCCCGACCAACTCCGCGCAGCCCAACAAGTCTTCGACCGAACCGGCGGCCTGCACGCCGCCGCCCTCTTCACCGAACACGGCCACCTCCTCGACATACGCGAAGACGTCGGCCGCCACAACGCCGTCGACAAACTCATCGGCCGCGCCCTCCAACACGGCAACCTCCCCCTGTCCCGCACCCTCCTCCTCGTCTCCGGCCGCGCCTCCTTCGAACTCGCACAAAAAGCCGTCATGGCCGGCATCCCCCTCCTGGCGGCCGTCTCCGCACCCTCCTCCCTCGCCGTCGACCTCGCCACCGAGACCGGCCTGACCCTGGTCGGCTTCCTGCGCGGCCCCTCCATGAACGTGTACGCGGGCGAGGACCGCATCGCTCTGGCGGCCGTCGCGGCCGTGCAGGGCTGACGGTCTCTTCCGCTGCACGACGGCGGGACCCCGAAGGGCGGGGAGCGCCCCCTGCGCCCTCGGGGTCCCGTTTCTGTCGTGTGTGGTCAGCACTTCTCCCGCAGCGAGTGCAGGTAGGCGCTGGAGCGGCGGGCGAACGTGAACGACTCGGCGGGCTGGTCGTGCTCGGCCTGCCAGTGATGGGCCAGGCGCTCGCCCCGCAGCCGGGTCACGGCGGAGATGAACTTCTGGTAGTCGATGTCGCCGTCGCCGACGTCGGTCATGCGGTAGCCGTAGGTGTTGGCCGGGTCGCTCACCCCGTCCTTGACGTGGAAGAGCGGGTAGCGGTGGGGCTGCCTGAGGACGTAGTTCAGGGGTTCGAAGGGGGCGGGGGTGCCGTCGGGCCGCTTGGAGAAGCGGAACTGGCCGGAGTACGCCCAGAAGATGTCCATCTCCAGGAACACCAGGTCGGGGTCGGTCTCCCTGAGCAGCACGTCGTAGAGGCGGACCTTGGGGTTGTCGGTGGCGAAGGAGAACTCCTCGGAGTGGTTGTGCTGGTAGAACTTCATGCCGCGTGCCTTCGCCGCGGCTCCGTAGGTGTTGAACTCCTCGGCGGCACGCTTCCACGCGTCGACGGTCGAGCCGTAGCGGAACGGTCCCGAGGCGGTGCCGATGTGCTTGAGGCCGAGGGCCTGGGCGTCGTCGAGGACCTTGGTGAGGTTCTGGGCGAAGGTGTAGGCGTTCGGGTCGTCCGAGTAGTAGCCGACGTGGCTGCCGATCGGGTTCAGGCCGTGGTCGCGGGCCAGGCGCTTGAGCCGGGCGAGGGTGATCGGTCCGGCCGAGCCCTGGGTGTAGCCGGCGAACTCGACCTCGTCGTAGCCGTACTTCTCGAGTTCGGCGAAGACGGGGGCGAAGCCGAGCGTGGAGACCTTGTCGCGGAGGCTGTAGAGCTGGATGCCGAGGCGGCCGGGGGGCAGGACGGGGCGGCCGCGGCCGGACGTCTTGTCGGTGGCTTCGGTGGTGGCGGCCGCCGGGACCGCGGTGGAACCCAGCAGCGCGGCCGCGGTGGCGCCGGCGGCCACGCCGAGCATGCCTCGTCTGGTGAGGCGGTGGGTGAGTTCGGGGTCGGGCTGGAACATGCGGCTCATGTCGGGGACTCCTCGGGGTCGAAGGGCGTTGTCAGTGGTGGGTGCTTCACTGGTGACCAGTCAGGAAAGGCCGGCCAGTCGGAGCAGGAGTGACTTCACGTCGGTGGCCGCGATGCGGTCGCCGACTGCGCGGGGGGTGGAGCAGATGAGGAGCGGACCGTCGTCGTCGCTCCCGGGGAGGCGGCCGTGGCTGCCGCGAATAGGTGACGGGTCGAGGGGCACGACCGCCATGCGATAGCGCAGGCCGAGTTTCTTGCGGGCCAGCGCGGTGGCCGCCTTGACCTTGACGTAGGGGTCGAGCGGGTCCATGAACAGTTCGACCGGGTCGTAGCCGGGTTTGCGGTGGATCTCGACCAGCTGCGCGAAGTCGGGCGCGCGGTCGTCGTCGAGCCAGTAGTAGTACGTGAACCATGCGTCCGGCTCCGCCACGGCGACGAGTTCGCCGGAGCGCGGATGGTCGAGGTGGTGAGCCTTCTTGCCCTCGTCGTCGAGGAGGTGCTCGATGCCGGGCAGGCCGTCGAGGGCGGCTCGGGTGGCGCCCAGGTCCTCGGGGCGGCGCACATAGACGTGGGCGATCTGGTGGTCGGCGACCGCGAAGGCGCGGGACGCCATCGGGTCGAGGTATTCCATGCCGTCCTGGGTGTGCACGTCCAGGAGTCCGGCGCGGCGCAGGGCGCGGTTGATGTCGACGGGCCGGTCCGCGCGGGTGATGCCGTACTCGGACAGCGCGACGACGGTACGGCCTTCCGCGCGGGCGTCGTCCAGGAGCGGGGCCAGCGCCCGGTCCAGGTCGGCGGCGGCCTTGAGGGAGCGCGGGTCGTCGGGGCCGAAGCGTTGCAGGTCGTAGTCGAGGTGAGGGAGGTAGCAGAGGGTCAGGTCGGGGTGGCGGGTGCCCATGATGTGGCGGGTCGCGTCGATGATCCACTGGCTGGAGACGAGGTCCGCGCCGGGTCCCCAGAAGTGGAAGAGGGGGAAGGTGCCGAGTTTCTCGGTGAGTTCGTCGTGCAGGGCCGGGGGGCGGGTGTAGCAGTCGGGTTCTTTGCGGCCGTCGGCGTAGTAGACGGGACGGGGGGTGACGGTGAAGTCGGTGTCGGCGCCCATGGCGTACCACCAGCAGATGTTGGCGACCGTGTAGCCGGGGTGCGCGCGCCGGGCGGCGTGCCACAGCTTGTCGCCGGCGACGAGACCGTTGTGCTGGCGCCACAGGAGTACGTCGCCGAGCTCGCGGAAGTACCAGCCGTTGCCGACGATGCCGTGCTCGCTGGGGTGGGTGCCGGTGAGGAAGGTGGACTGGGCGGCGCAGGTGACGGCCGGCAGGACGGTGCCGAGCGGGGCGTGGGAGCCGGACTGGGCGAGGGACTTGAGGTGGGGCATGTGGTGGAGGAGACGGGGGGTGAGGCCGACGACGTCGAGGACGAGGAGAGGGGTCGGTGCCGCCTCCGGGGGCTGGTGGTTCATGGCAGCTCCTTCAGGCCGAGGTCCGTCAGCAGCTCGCGCGCGAGGGTGAGTTCGGCGGCGATGCCGTCGGCGAGCTGAGTGCGGCCGCGGGGCCGCAAGGCGGGTGGGAGGGCCTGCCAGGTGTAGGTCTCGACCTCCAGGTGGCGGGTGAGCGGGTGCGGGCCGCCGACGAGCCGGGTGAGGGCGGACTTGAGTAGGGGGAGCGTGGAGGTGAGGGGTGCGGCGGGGGCCGCGTGCAGGGGGACGTGGAAGTGGGCGCGCCAGGGTGCCCCGTCGGGCAGGGTGTCGCCGGCGAGGGCTTCGCCGAGGTCGTCGGTACCGCGCAGGCCCGCGGCGGTGGAGGTGCGGGTCTGGTGCAGGAAGCGGGGTTCGTCGAAGGCGGCGAGGGCCTCGCGGACTTCGGGAAGGTGGGGGTGTTCGGCGTGCAGGGCGGCTGAGAGCTGGGACT from Streptomyces sp. CC0208 carries:
- the fdhD gene encoding formate dehydrogenase accessory sulfurtransferase FdhD — encoded protein: MGRVTERRKVIRIRDGALSSRPDTLVAEEPLEIRLNGKPLAITMRTPGDDFALATGFLVSEGVLAQQHDLQNIVYCAGATTDGTNTYNIVDVTTATHVAIPDITLERNVYTTSSCGLCGKASLDAVTTTTHWPIHDTPPVRVSPELLASLPDQLRAAQQVFDRTGGLHAAALFTEHGHLLDIREDVGRHNAVDKLIGRALQHGNLPLSRTLLLVSGRASFELAQKAVMAGIPLLAAVSAPSSLAVDLATETGLTLVGFLRGPSMNVYAGEDRIALAAVAAVQG
- a CDS encoding 2-dehydropantoate 2-reductase — its product is MKVAVLGAGAIGAYVGAALHRAGADVHLIARGPHLAAMREHGVQVLSPRGDFTARAHATDDPAEIGPVDYVFLGLKANSYAACGPLIEPLLSDATAVVAAQNGIPWWYFHRHGGPHDGHRVESVDPGGAVSAVLAPSRAIGCVVYAATELEGPGVVRHLEGTRFSVGEPDRSLSPRCQAFSEAMQAGGLKCPVEPNLRDDIWLKLLGNISFNPISALARATMRQMCLHGGTRKVIETMMAETLAVAEALGCTVGVSIERRLAGAERVGDHRTSTLQDLERGKPLELDVLLTAVIELAEITGVDVPTLRTVHALSDLLALRSAA
- a CDS encoding GntR family transcriptional regulator, whose product is MPTTGLPYGTVPRLERPGPLRDRVYGALLELITTRALQPGQHLVESELAGHLGVSRQPVREALQRLNTEGWVDLRPAQGAFVHEPTDEEADQLLTVRTLLEAEAARLAAANAGSAGIAVLEDLCAQGESAVAADDVDAAVALNARLHAKVMELAGNAVLAELAGQVDRRVRWYYTPVARQRGRQSWIEHRELIAAIADRDEQRATAIMREHTEHTRKMYHDREK
- a CDS encoding nucleotide pyrophosphatase/phosphodiesterase family protein, translating into MNHQPPEAAPTPLLVLDVVGLTPRLLHHMPHLKSLAQSGSHAPLGTVLPAVTCAAQSTFLTGTHPSEHGIVGNGWYFRELGDVLLWRQHNGLVAGDKLWHAARRAHPGYTVANICWWYAMGADTDFTVTPRPVYYADGRKEPDCYTRPPALHDELTEKLGTFPLFHFWGPGADLVSSQWIIDATRHIMGTRHPDLTLCYLPHLDYDLQRFGPDDPRSLKAAADLDRALAPLLDDARAEGRTVVALSEYGITRADRPVDINRALRRAGLLDVHTQDGMEYLDPMASRAFAVADHQIAHVYVRRPEDLGATRAALDGLPGIEHLLDDEGKKAHHLDHPRSGELVAVAEPDAWFTYYYWLDDDRAPDFAQLVEIHRKPGYDPVELFMDPLDPYVKVKAATALARKKLGLRYRMAVVPLDPSPIRGSHGRLPGSDDDGPLLICSTPRAVGDRIAATDVKSLLLRLAGLS
- a CDS encoding OFA family MFS transporter — protein: MTADPYAARSETDKTAHSTAASRPYREVTDANGRVYRIGETDRDILGHSRKLMVYLPWVTMMAISVFEYAYGSAEDTLSHAHGWTQSNTFWILSVWVFFQAGIAFPAGWLRERGILTARKAMYIGSGMCLVGFLALSHLGNVWLAILGFGVIGGIGAGLVYATCINMVGKWFPERRGAKTGFVNGGFAYGSLPFIFIFNYGFDTANYHRVLDLIGCYILIVVVGCAFFFKDPPKNWWPHDIDPLTHGGGGANGVGALAKNPPAVRQFTPKEALRTGMLPLMWIALVMTAGVSIFGISFQVDYAKEVGFGPLVAASSMGVMAVINGVGRGVVGWLSDKWGRKSTLVFVIVVLGLAQFGVIWAGDIKSESLFLVFAFLSGFGGGAFYPLFAALTPDYFGENYNASNYGLVYSGKLISGLFGGGLGSMVVAAWGYDGAYALAGATSMLAAAIALLLRQPGRPRSGTTAPHPRAAA
- a CDS encoding sugar phosphate isomerase/epimerase; its protein translation is MSRMFQPDPELTHRLTRRGMLGVAAGATAAALLGSTAVPAAATTEATDKTSGRGRPVLPPGRLGIQLYSLRDKVSTLGFAPVFAELEKYGYDEVEFAGYTQGSAGPITLARLKRLARDHGLNPIGSHVGYYSDDPNAYTFAQNLTKVLDDAQALGLKHIGTASGPFRYGSTVDAWKRAAEEFNTYGAAAKARGMKFYQHNHSEEFSFATDNPKVRLYDVLLRETDPDLVFLEMDIFWAYSGQFRFSKRPDGTPAPFEPLNYVLRQPHRYPLFHVKDGVSDPANTYGYRMTDVGDGDIDYQKFISAVTRLRGERLAHHWQAEHDQPAESFTFARRSSAYLHSLREKC